A genomic region of Colletes latitarsis isolate SP2378_abdomen chromosome 7, iyColLati1, whole genome shotgun sequence contains the following coding sequences:
- the LOC143343155 gene encoding proton-coupled amino acid transporter-like protein pathetic isoform X3: MSHKMQSQGAPVHGGKFQRTPMRPMIAEYDPKKHGVKTELTDMVLVKYKCEKNDVPITVTNGSTLPLVERPNDEEAALYNPFEHRKLAHPTSDLDTLIHLLKGSLGTGILAMPMAFRNAGLLFGLFATFFIGAVCTYCVHILVKCAHELCRRMQTPSLGFADVAEAAFLVGPEPVQKYARLAKATINSFLVIDLIGCCCVYIVFISSNVKEVVDYYSESNHDVRIYMAALLPLLVAFSLVRNLKYLAPFSMVANVLIATGMGITFYYIFSDLPSISDLPNFSSWSQLPLFFGTAIFALEGIGVVMPLENNMKTPTHFIGCPGVLNTGMFFVVLLYSTVGFFGYWRYGENTQASITLNPEQDEILAQAAKLMIAVAIFLTYGLQFYVPMEIIWKNAKQYFGSRKLVAEYAIRICLVIFTVGVAIAIPNLGPFISLVGAVCLSTLGLMFPSVIELVTVWDQEDGLGAFYWRLWKNLAIIAFGVLGFLTGTYVSIQEILEEKK; the protein is encoded by the exons AGAACACCAATGCGCCCAATGATAGCGGAATACGACCCAAAGAAGCAcggtgtgaaaacagaactcacAGACATGGTTCTCGTCAA ATACAAGTGCGAGAAAAATGACGTACCGATTACCGTCACGAACGGCTCGACGTTGCCGCTCGTGGAACGACCCAACGACGAGGAGGCGGCCCTCTACAATCCGTTCGAGCACAGGAAGCTCGCCCATCCGACCTCTGACCTCGACACCCTGATCCATCTGCTCAAGGGCAGCCTGGGAACCGGCATTCTGGCGATGCCGATGGCCTTCCGCAACGCTGGTCTGCTATTCGGTCTGTTCGCCACCTTCTTCATCGGGGCTGTTTGCACCTACTGCGTCCACATACTGGTCAAATGCGCCCACGAACTCTGCAGGCGGATGCAGACGCCTAGTCTGGGGTTCGCGGACGTCGCCGAGGCGGCCTTCCTCGTCGGCCCCGAGCCGGTGCAGAAATACGCTCGGCTAGCAAA GGCAACCATCAACTCGTTCCTCGTGATCGACTTGATAGGTTGTTGCTGCGTGTACATAGTCTTCATCTCGAGCAACGTGAAGGAGGTGGTCGATTATTACTCAGAGTCTAATCACGATGTACGGATTTATATGGCGGCTTTGTTGCCATTGTTGGTCGCTTTCTCCCTGGTGAGGAACCTGAAGTATCTGGCGCCATTTTCCATGGTCGCGAACGTCCTGATCGCCACCGGAATGGGCATCACCTTTTACTACATCTTCAGTGATCTACCGAGCATCAGCGACCTGCCAAACTTCTCGAGCTGGTCTCAGTTGCCTCTGTTCTTCGGTACCGCCATCTTTGCTCTGGAAGGCATCGGTGTT GTGATGCCTCTGGAGAACAACATGAAGACGCCCACGCACTTCATCGGTTGCCCCGGGGTCCTGAACACCGGCATGTTCTTCGTGGTGCTGTTGTACAGCACCGTCGGTTTCTTCGGTTACTGGCGGTACGGTGAGAACACGCAGGCTTCGATCACCCTGAATCCAGAGCAAGACGAGATCCTGGCCCAGGCGGCGAAGCTCATGATCGCCGTCGCCATTTTCCTCACCTACGGTTTGCAATTCTACGTCCCCATGGAGATCATTTGGAAGAACGCGAAGCAATACTTCGGTTCCCGTAAGCTGGTCGCCGAGTACGCGATCCGTATATGCCTGGTGATCTTCACCGTGGGCGTGGCGATCGCCATTCCGAATCTGGGCCCGTTCATATCGTTGGTGGGGGCCGTTTGTCTGTCCACGTTGGGCCTGATGTTCCCGTCCGTGATCGAACTCGTCACCGTTTGGGATCAAGAGGACGGGCTCGGCGCTTTTTATTGGAGACTCTGGAAGAACCTGGCGATCATCGCGTTCGGCGTGTTGGGCTTCCTGACCGGCACCTACGTGAGCATCCAGGAGATCCTCGAGGAGAAGAAATGA
- the LOC143343155 gene encoding proton-coupled amino acid transporter-like protein pathetic isoform X1, whose protein sequence is MGNADSIHEVEMSSLSTVENDRPHIMVNTRTPMRPMIAEYDPKKHGVKTELTDMVLVKYKCEKNDVPITVTNGSTLPLVERPNDEEAALYNPFEHRKLAHPTSDLDTLIHLLKGSLGTGILAMPMAFRNAGLLFGLFATFFIGAVCTYCVHILVKCAHELCRRMQTPSLGFADVAEAAFLVGPEPVQKYARLAKATINSFLVIDLIGCCCVYIVFISSNVKEVVDYYSESNHDVRIYMAALLPLLVAFSLVRNLKYLAPFSMVANVLIATGMGITFYYIFSDLPSISDLPNFSSWSQLPLFFGTAIFALEGIGVVMPLENNMKTPTHFIGCPGVLNTGMFFVVLLYSTVGFFGYWRYGENTQASITLNPEQDEILAQAAKLMIAVAIFLTYGLQFYVPMEIIWKNAKQYFGSRKLVAEYAIRICLVIFTVGVAIAIPNLGPFISLVGAVCLSTLGLMFPSVIELVTVWDQEDGLGAFYWRLWKNLAIIAFGVLGFLTGTYVSIQEILEEKK, encoded by the exons ATGGGGAACGCCGACAGCATCCACGAAGTGGAGATGAGCTCGCTGTCGACGGTCGAGAACGATCGTCCTCACATCATGGTGAATACG AGAACACCAATGCGCCCAATGATAGCGGAATACGACCCAAAGAAGCAcggtgtgaaaacagaactcacAGACATGGTTCTCGTCAA ATACAAGTGCGAGAAAAATGACGTACCGATTACCGTCACGAACGGCTCGACGTTGCCGCTCGTGGAACGACCCAACGACGAGGAGGCGGCCCTCTACAATCCGTTCGAGCACAGGAAGCTCGCCCATCCGACCTCTGACCTCGACACCCTGATCCATCTGCTCAAGGGCAGCCTGGGAACCGGCATTCTGGCGATGCCGATGGCCTTCCGCAACGCTGGTCTGCTATTCGGTCTGTTCGCCACCTTCTTCATCGGGGCTGTTTGCACCTACTGCGTCCACATACTGGTCAAATGCGCCCACGAACTCTGCAGGCGGATGCAGACGCCTAGTCTGGGGTTCGCGGACGTCGCCGAGGCGGCCTTCCTCGTCGGCCCCGAGCCGGTGCAGAAATACGCTCGGCTAGCAAA GGCAACCATCAACTCGTTCCTCGTGATCGACTTGATAGGTTGTTGCTGCGTGTACATAGTCTTCATCTCGAGCAACGTGAAGGAGGTGGTCGATTATTACTCAGAGTCTAATCACGATGTACGGATTTATATGGCGGCTTTGTTGCCATTGTTGGTCGCTTTCTCCCTGGTGAGGAACCTGAAGTATCTGGCGCCATTTTCCATGGTCGCGAACGTCCTGATCGCCACCGGAATGGGCATCACCTTTTACTACATCTTCAGTGATCTACCGAGCATCAGCGACCTGCCAAACTTCTCGAGCTGGTCTCAGTTGCCTCTGTTCTTCGGTACCGCCATCTTTGCTCTGGAAGGCATCGGTGTT GTGATGCCTCTGGAGAACAACATGAAGACGCCCACGCACTTCATCGGTTGCCCCGGGGTCCTGAACACCGGCATGTTCTTCGTGGTGCTGTTGTACAGCACCGTCGGTTTCTTCGGTTACTGGCGGTACGGTGAGAACACGCAGGCTTCGATCACCCTGAATCCAGAGCAAGACGAGATCCTGGCCCAGGCGGCGAAGCTCATGATCGCCGTCGCCATTTTCCTCACCTACGGTTTGCAATTCTACGTCCCCATGGAGATCATTTGGAAGAACGCGAAGCAATACTTCGGTTCCCGTAAGCTGGTCGCCGAGTACGCGATCCGTATATGCCTGGTGATCTTCACCGTGGGCGTGGCGATCGCCATTCCGAATCTGGGCCCGTTCATATCGTTGGTGGGGGCCGTTTGTCTGTCCACGTTGGGCCTGATGTTCCCGTCCGTGATCGAACTCGTCACCGTTTGGGATCAAGAGGACGGGCTCGGCGCTTTTTATTGGAGACTCTGGAAGAACCTGGCGATCATCGCGTTCGGCGTGTTGGGCTTCCTGACCGGCACCTACGTGAGCATCCAGGAGATCCTCGAGGAGAAGAAATGA
- the LOC143343155 gene encoding proton-coupled amino acid transporter-like protein pathetic isoform X2: MGNADSIHEVEMSSLSTVENDRPHIMRTPMRPMIAEYDPKKHGVKTELTDMVLVKYKCEKNDVPITVTNGSTLPLVERPNDEEAALYNPFEHRKLAHPTSDLDTLIHLLKGSLGTGILAMPMAFRNAGLLFGLFATFFIGAVCTYCVHILVKCAHELCRRMQTPSLGFADVAEAAFLVGPEPVQKYARLAKATINSFLVIDLIGCCCVYIVFISSNVKEVVDYYSESNHDVRIYMAALLPLLVAFSLVRNLKYLAPFSMVANVLIATGMGITFYYIFSDLPSISDLPNFSSWSQLPLFFGTAIFALEGIGVVMPLENNMKTPTHFIGCPGVLNTGMFFVVLLYSTVGFFGYWRYGENTQASITLNPEQDEILAQAAKLMIAVAIFLTYGLQFYVPMEIIWKNAKQYFGSRKLVAEYAIRICLVIFTVGVAIAIPNLGPFISLVGAVCLSTLGLMFPSVIELVTVWDQEDGLGAFYWRLWKNLAIIAFGVLGFLTGTYVSIQEILEEKK; encoded by the exons ATGGGGAACGCCGACAGCATCCACGAAGTGGAGATGAGCTCGCTGTCGACGGTCGAGAACGATCGTCCTCACATCATG AGAACACCAATGCGCCCAATGATAGCGGAATACGACCCAAAGAAGCAcggtgtgaaaacagaactcacAGACATGGTTCTCGTCAA ATACAAGTGCGAGAAAAATGACGTACCGATTACCGTCACGAACGGCTCGACGTTGCCGCTCGTGGAACGACCCAACGACGAGGAGGCGGCCCTCTACAATCCGTTCGAGCACAGGAAGCTCGCCCATCCGACCTCTGACCTCGACACCCTGATCCATCTGCTCAAGGGCAGCCTGGGAACCGGCATTCTGGCGATGCCGATGGCCTTCCGCAACGCTGGTCTGCTATTCGGTCTGTTCGCCACCTTCTTCATCGGGGCTGTTTGCACCTACTGCGTCCACATACTGGTCAAATGCGCCCACGAACTCTGCAGGCGGATGCAGACGCCTAGTCTGGGGTTCGCGGACGTCGCCGAGGCGGCCTTCCTCGTCGGCCCCGAGCCGGTGCAGAAATACGCTCGGCTAGCAAA GGCAACCATCAACTCGTTCCTCGTGATCGACTTGATAGGTTGTTGCTGCGTGTACATAGTCTTCATCTCGAGCAACGTGAAGGAGGTGGTCGATTATTACTCAGAGTCTAATCACGATGTACGGATTTATATGGCGGCTTTGTTGCCATTGTTGGTCGCTTTCTCCCTGGTGAGGAACCTGAAGTATCTGGCGCCATTTTCCATGGTCGCGAACGTCCTGATCGCCACCGGAATGGGCATCACCTTTTACTACATCTTCAGTGATCTACCGAGCATCAGCGACCTGCCAAACTTCTCGAGCTGGTCTCAGTTGCCTCTGTTCTTCGGTACCGCCATCTTTGCTCTGGAAGGCATCGGTGTT GTGATGCCTCTGGAGAACAACATGAAGACGCCCACGCACTTCATCGGTTGCCCCGGGGTCCTGAACACCGGCATGTTCTTCGTGGTGCTGTTGTACAGCACCGTCGGTTTCTTCGGTTACTGGCGGTACGGTGAGAACACGCAGGCTTCGATCACCCTGAATCCAGAGCAAGACGAGATCCTGGCCCAGGCGGCGAAGCTCATGATCGCCGTCGCCATTTTCCTCACCTACGGTTTGCAATTCTACGTCCCCATGGAGATCATTTGGAAGAACGCGAAGCAATACTTCGGTTCCCGTAAGCTGGTCGCCGAGTACGCGATCCGTATATGCCTGGTGATCTTCACCGTGGGCGTGGCGATCGCCATTCCGAATCTGGGCCCGTTCATATCGTTGGTGGGGGCCGTTTGTCTGTCCACGTTGGGCCTGATGTTCCCGTCCGTGATCGAACTCGTCACCGTTTGGGATCAAGAGGACGGGCTCGGCGCTTTTTATTGGAGACTCTGGAAGAACCTGGCGATCATCGCGTTCGGCGTGTTGGGCTTCCTGACCGGCACCTACGTGAGCATCCAGGAGATCCTCGAGGAGAAGAAATGA